In a single window of the Gemmatimonadota bacterium genome:
- a CDS encoding type IV pilus twitching motility protein PilT, producing MSLNLRGLLEEMLSRDASDLHITAGERPKLRVDGEIVDASVEDILSPKDTLSLAYSVLTEAQKKRFEQEDELDFSFGIQNLARFRGNVFKQRGCISMAIRMIPFSVKSFEELKLPPIVAKLAEKPRGLVLVTGPTGSGKSTTLAAMIDKINRERRGHIITVEDPIEFIHRHQKCIVNQREVGTDTRSFASALKYALREDPDVILVGEMRDLETISSALTIAETGHLALATLHTNSAPEAINRIIDVFPSNQQSQVRAQLAFVLEGVITQTLLPKASGRGRAMVAEIMVATPAIRSVIRDDKVHQIYSLMQAGKKHGMQTMNDGLYQLYMSREVAKEECLRVSPNPAEFLRAIGETPMEEQAFGESKLAGSR from the coding sequence ATGAGCCTGAACCTCCGTGGACTGCTGGAAGAGATGCTGTCGCGCGACGCGTCCGACCTGCATATCACCGCCGGCGAGCGCCCCAAGCTTCGTGTCGACGGCGAGATCGTCGACGCCTCGGTCGAGGACATCCTCTCGCCGAAGGACACCCTTTCGCTGGCCTACTCGGTTCTCACCGAGGCCCAGAAGAAGCGGTTCGAGCAGGAAGACGAACTCGACTTCTCCTTCGGCATCCAGAACCTCGCGCGCTTCCGCGGCAACGTGTTCAAGCAGCGCGGCTGCATCTCGATGGCGATCCGGATGATCCCGTTCTCGGTCAAGTCGTTCGAGGAGCTGAAGCTGCCGCCGATCGTGGCCAAGCTCGCCGAAAAGCCGCGCGGCCTGGTGCTGGTCACCGGCCCCACGGGCTCCGGCAAGAGCACCACGCTTGCCGCGATGATCGACAAGATCAATCGCGAGCGGCGCGGGCACATCATCACGGTCGAAGATCCGATCGAGTTCATCCATCGCCACCAGAAGTGCATCGTCAACCAGCGTGAGGTCGGTACCGACACGCGCTCCTTCGCCTCGGCGCTGAAGTACGCCCTGCGTGAAGATCCGGACGTCATCCTCGTCGGCGAAATGCGCGACCTCGAGACCATCTCCTCCGCGCTCACCATCGCCGAGACGGGCCACCTTGCGCTCGCGACGCTGCACACCAATTCGGCGCCCGAGGCGATCAACCGCATCATCGACGTCTTCCCGAGCAATCAGCAGTCGCAGGTGCGGGCCCAGCTCGCGTTCGTGCTCGAGGGAGTCATCACCCAGACCCTGCTGCCGAAGGCCAGTGGTCGCGGCCGCGCGATGGTCGCCGAGATCATGGTGGCGACGCCGGCGATCCGGTCGGTGATTCGTGACGACAAGGTGCACCAGATCTACTCGCTGATGCAGGCGGGCAAGAAGCACGGGATGCAGACGATGAACGACGGCCTCTACCAGCTCTACATGAGCCGGGAGGTCGCGAAGGAAGAGTGTCTTCGCGTCTCGCCCAACCCGGCGGAGTTTCTCCGGGCGATCGGCGAGACGCCCATGGAAGAGCAGGCCTTCGGCGAGTCCAAGCTCGCCGGTTCGCGCTAA
- a CDS encoding type II secretion system F family protein gives MPVFEYTAKNATTGQILKGTYDAPNRDELIGHLRKNRLLLVSLREASRDIKISLPGGGVGTRDVVIFTRQFATMINSGLPLVQSLNILAQQTENQKLKDTTKAVVFDVEAGNTLADAFGKHPTVFPALYVNMVAAGEAGGILDTILLRLATFLEKNDKLIRKVKSAMIYPGVILTVAMGAIVILLVFVIPVFQDMFASVSMELPLPTRIVIGLSDFLQSFWWALILFIGAAGFGLKQFYATTQGRRRIDGLLLAFPVLGDVLRKSAVSRFTRTLGTLISSGVSILDGLEITAKTAGNAVIQDAIMASRSSIAGGDTIAAPLEKSGVFPPMVISMIAVGEQTGGLDEMLSKIADFYDDEVDVAVGGLLSLMEPVMILFLGVIVGGMIIAMYLPIFGMMQTIQ, from the coding sequence ATGCCAGTGTTCGAGTATACCGCGAAAAACGCCACGACCGGTCAGATCCTGAAAGGGACCTATGACGCCCCCAACCGGGACGAACTCATCGGTCACCTGCGCAAGAACCGGCTCCTCCTCGTGTCGTTGCGCGAGGCGTCGCGCGACATCAAGATCTCGCTGCCAGGCGGCGGCGTGGGTACCCGCGACGTCGTGATCTTCACGCGGCAGTTCGCCACGATGATCAACTCCGGCCTGCCGCTCGTGCAGTCGCTGAACATCCTGGCGCAGCAGACCGAGAACCAGAAGCTGAAAGACACCACCAAGGCGGTGGTCTTCGACGTCGAGGCCGGCAACACCCTGGCCGACGCCTTCGGCAAGCACCCTACGGTCTTCCCGGCCCTCTACGTCAACATGGTCGCGGCCGGCGAAGCGGGCGGTATTCTCGACACGATTCTGCTCCGCCTCGCGACCTTCCTCGAGAAGAACGACAAGCTGATCCGCAAGGTGAAGAGCGCCATGATCTATCCTGGCGTCATTCTCACCGTGGCGATGGGCGCCATCGTCATCCTGCTCGTCTTCGTCATCCCGGTCTTCCAGGACATGTTCGCCTCGGTGTCGATGGAATTGCCGCTGCCGACCCGCATCGTGATCGGGCTCTCCGACTTTCTGCAGAGCTTCTGGTGGGCGTTGATCCTGTTCATTGGCGCCGCCGGTTTTGGCCTCAAGCAGTTCTACGCCACCACGCAGGGGCGCCGGCGTATCGACGGCCTGCTGCTCGCCTTCCCGGTACTCGGCGACGTGCTCCGCAAGTCGGCCGTGTCGCGCTTCACCCGTACCCTCGGCACGCTCATTTCATCGGGCGTCTCGATTCTCGATGGCCTCGAGATCACCGCAAAGACCGCCGGTAACGCGGTCATCCAGGACGCCATCATGGCGTCGCGGTCGTCGATCGCTGGTGGTGATACCATCGCGGCGCCGCTCGAGAAGTCGGGCGTCTTCCCGCCGATGGTGATTTCGATGATCGCCGTCGGTGAACAGACCGGTGGTCTCGACGAAATGCTCAGCAAGATCGCCGACTTCTACGATGATGAGGTGGACGTCGCCGTCGGCGGCCTCCTCTCGCTGATGGAGCCGGTGATGATTCTCTTCCTCGGCGTCATCGTCGGCGGGATGATCATCGCGATGTACCTGCCGATCTTCGGGATGATGCAGACGATTCAGTAA
- a CDS encoding NADH:flavin oxidoreductase/NADH oxidase, with amino-acid sequence MSQLFTPLATRAITLPNRIVVSPMCQYSYTDGLSNEWQYIHLGTRAVGGAGLVFTEATAVLPEGRISPDDAGIWSEAHIPGLRRITDFIKAQGSVAGIQLAHAGRKASTFAPWRGHGAVPIDAGGWEVVGPSAIAFSSDYPLVTALDQAGIDRVITAFVDAATRAVRAGFEVIEIHAAHGYLLHQFLSPLSNARTDAYGGTLENRSRLVMQVIASVRAAIGDTLPLWVRLSATDWTEGGWDIEESVTLSRMMKAASVDLVDVTTGGNVAKVKIPVGPGYQVPFAAQIRRYAEIATGAVGLLTDPHQVEAVLTAGEADVVLLARELLRDPYWPLHAAQALGESVAWPSQYLRAAPAGTPARNETGG; translated from the coding sequence GTGTCCCAGCTTTTCACCCCACTCGCCACGCGCGCCATCACACTTCCCAACCGGATCGTGGTGTCGCCGATGTGCCAGTACTCCTACACCGATGGCCTCAGCAACGAGTGGCAATACATCCATCTCGGAACCCGTGCCGTTGGCGGCGCCGGGCTGGTCTTTACCGAGGCCACTGCGGTGCTCCCCGAGGGGCGGATCTCGCCGGACGATGCCGGCATCTGGAGCGAGGCGCACATCCCGGGTCTCCGGCGAATCACCGACTTCATCAAGGCGCAGGGAAGCGTGGCCGGGATCCAGCTGGCGCACGCTGGGCGCAAGGCGAGCACCTTTGCGCCGTGGCGCGGGCACGGCGCAGTGCCGATTGACGCCGGCGGCTGGGAAGTGGTGGGGCCGAGTGCCATCGCCTTCTCGTCCGACTATCCCTTGGTCACCGCGCTCGATCAGGCGGGGATCGACCGGGTCATCACGGCGTTCGTCGATGCGGCCACTCGCGCCGTGCGGGCGGGCTTCGAAGTGATCGAGATCCATGCCGCGCACGGCTACCTGCTGCACCAGTTCCTCTCGCCGCTGAGCAACGCTCGCACCGATGCCTACGGCGGCACTCTCGAAAACCGCAGCCGCCTGGTGATGCAGGTGATCGCTTCGGTGCGTGCGGCGATTGGCGACACCTTGCCGCTCTGGGTCCGTCTCTCGGCCACCGACTGGACCGAAGGAGGCTGGGACATCGAGGAGTCGGTGACGCTGTCACGAATGATGAAGGCCGCTTCGGTCGACCTCGTGGATGTCACCACTGGCGGCAATGTCGCCAAGGTGAAGATTCCCGTTGGCCCCGGCTATCAGGTCCCCTTTGCGGCGCAGATCCGGCGTTACGCAGAGATCGCCACCGGGGCCGTCGGCTTGCTGACCGACCCCCACCAGGTCGAGGCGGTGTTGACGGCCGGAGAGGCCGACGTGGTCCTGCTCGCGCGCGAGTTGCTGCGAGATCCGTATTGGCCGCTGCACGCGGCGCAGGCCCTCGGTGAGAGCGTCGCCTGGCCGTCCCAGTACCTCCGGGCCGCCCCCGCTGGCACCCCTGCCCGCAACGAGACGGGCGGCTGA
- a CDS encoding adenosine deaminase, whose amino-acid sequence MTFTRFALLGALACFALPAQAQSPRAEARTAQRMESLRGNTPALYAFLRQMPKGGDLHSHLGGAVYSESFLRWAAEDGGCVTTRSPGVVAPPCAQDSTRVRATRALDDQALYDAVIDATSMRNWPPANGAGHDHFFETFAHLDATSRRTGDMVAEVAQRAADGKVAYLELMNTFEGRSVGALAAASGYRDDWAALRDTMFTLGLERVVQQARAQIDSIEARRDTVLHCGTAAARPGCAVTVRWIYQVLRAGAPAQVFGQMLLGLRLAEVDSRVVSINLVQPEDWRVPMQDYSLHMRMLQWLRQRYPKTKLTLHAGELAAGLVPPEGLRFHVREAVEVAGAQRIGHGVSVMYEDHPDALLAEMAKRQVMVEINLTSNDGILGVRGADHPLRSYLAAGVPVALSTDDEGVNRSEMTQEYLRAVRDQGLSYQVLKRMARTSLQFAFVEGASLWQDFARLKSVAACGGVLGGMQSARCAAYVAANPRARLQWQLERDFSTFESSATTTR is encoded by the coding sequence ATGACCTTCACTCGCTTCGCGCTCCTCGGTGCACTCGCGTGCTTCGCCCTCCCGGCGCAGGCACAATCTCCCCGTGCCGAAGCGCGCACGGCGCAACGAATGGAATCGCTCCGGGGCAACACCCCTGCCCTCTACGCCTTCCTGCGCCAGATGCCAAAGGGCGGGGACCTGCACAGTCACCTCGGCGGCGCTGTGTACTCCGAGAGCTTCCTGCGATGGGCAGCGGAGGATGGCGGTTGCGTAACCACACGCTCGCCGGGCGTGGTGGCACCGCCGTGCGCGCAGGATTCCACACGGGTTCGCGCGACTCGGGCACTCGACGACCAGGCACTCTACGATGCCGTGATCGACGCGACGTCGATGCGCAACTGGCCGCCAGCGAACGGGGCCGGACACGATCACTTCTTCGAGACGTTCGCGCATCTCGATGCGACGTCACGGCGCACCGGCGACATGGTGGCCGAGGTGGCGCAGCGCGCGGCCGACGGCAAGGTGGCGTATCTGGAATTGATGAACACCTTCGAGGGGAGGAGCGTCGGTGCCCTCGCCGCGGCCTCGGGCTATCGCGATGACTGGGCCGCGCTGCGCGACACGATGTTCACGCTCGGCCTGGAGCGCGTGGTGCAGCAGGCCCGCGCGCAGATCGACAGCATCGAGGCGCGTCGCGACACGGTGCTGCACTGCGGTACGGCGGCAGCGAGGCCGGGGTGCGCCGTGACCGTGCGCTGGATCTATCAGGTGCTGCGCGCAGGTGCGCCGGCACAGGTGTTCGGCCAGATGCTGCTTGGCCTGCGGCTCGCCGAGGTCGACAGCCGGGTGGTGAGCATCAACCTGGTGCAGCCCGAAGACTGGCGCGTCCCGATGCAGGACTACTCGCTGCATATGCGAATGCTCCAGTGGCTGCGCCAGCGGTACCCGAAGACGAAGCTCACGCTGCATGCGGGTGAGCTCGCGGCCGGACTGGTGCCGCCCGAGGGGCTCCGGTTTCACGTCCGTGAAGCGGTGGAAGTTGCCGGCGCCCAGCGAATCGGCCATGGCGTGAGCGTCATGTACGAGGATCACCCCGATGCGCTGCTCGCCGAGATGGCGAAGCGCCAGGTGATGGTCGAGATCAACCTCACCAGCAACGACGGCATCCTCGGTGTGCGCGGAGCCGATCACCCACTCAGGAGCTATCTCGCGGCAGGCGTGCCGGTCGCGCTCTCTACCGACGACGAAGGGGTCAACCGGTCGGAGATGACCCAGGAGTATCTCCGCGCGGTGCGGGACCAGGGCCTGAGCTACCAGGTGCTCAAGCGGATGGCGCGCACCTCGTTGCAGTTCGCCTTCGTGGAGGGTGCATCGCTCTGGCAGGACTTCGCCCGGTTGAAGTCGGTGGCCGCCTGTGGCGGAGTGCTCGGCGGAATGCAGAGCGCCCGGTGTGCCGCCTATGTGGCAGCGAACCCCCGGGCGCGGCTGCAGTGGCAGCTCGAGCGAGACTTCTCGACGTTCGAGTCGAGCGCGACGACTACGCGCTGA
- a CDS encoding TonB family protein gives MFAQLTASAPSHDATARPTIISGLVHLVLIALAIQVTRGLTAAPSPRNAVASELYLAPRLPAAAALPASAGAPATAAVAAPNLLPTPAPLDIATSLPAVNLPAAPGRYGGSGSGERITLPTTGDGDAGAGGTPWRASEVDETVSDQRGPQPLYPAVLARSGISGEATLQYIVDSTGRVEPGSIIVIGASRPEFGAAATVAISAARFTPAKRRGVAVRQLVRQLIRFSLKSGG, from the coding sequence ATGTTTGCCCAGCTCACCGCCTCGGCGCCGAGCCACGACGCCACTGCCCGCCCGACCATCATCAGCGGGCTGGTCCATCTCGTCCTGATTGCACTGGCCATTCAGGTGACTCGGGGGCTCACGGCAGCCCCGTCCCCGCGCAATGCAGTGGCATCGGAACTCTATCTGGCACCACGACTCCCGGCGGCGGCCGCGTTGCCAGCGAGCGCCGGTGCTCCGGCAACTGCTGCTGTTGCCGCTCCGAACCTGCTCCCCACGCCGGCCCCGCTCGACATCGCGACCTCGCTTCCCGCGGTCAATCTGCCCGCGGCGCCGGGTCGTTACGGCGGCAGCGGATCGGGCGAGCGCATCACACTACCAACGACCGGTGACGGCGACGCCGGAGCTGGCGGTACGCCGTGGCGCGCCAGCGAGGTCGACGAAACCGTGAGTGACCAGCGCGGTCCGCAGCCGCTCTACCCCGCGGTGCTCGCCCGCAGCGGCATCAGTGGTGAAGCCACACTGCAGTACATCGTCGACAGCACCGGGCGGGTCGAGCCAGGGAGCATCATCGTGATCGGCGCCTCGCGCCCCGAGTTCGGAGCGGCGGCAACCGTAGCGATCAGCGCCGCGCGCTTCACGCCCGCGAAGCGCCGGGGCGTCGCCGTGCGTCAGCTGGTACGCCAGTTGATCCGCTTCTCGCTGAAGTCAGGAGGTTGA